A window of the Rhodoferax sp. GW822-FHT02A01 genome harbors these coding sequences:
- a CDS encoding YigZ family protein — protein sequence MPQSLSSTVESELLIKKSRFIGCVQPVPDRAAAQAIVASLKAQHPGAAHVCWALMAGGHSAAVDDGEPSGTAGKPMLEVLRHQDLEGVLATVVRYYGGIQLGAGGLVRAYTDCVAQALKNAVRVPIVKSKTLHCAVPYALEGMLRREIEAAGGALLDVQHSGDVEFAFSLAETSADALVAHLNEAGQGRIAWRDANAS from the coding sequence ATGCCCCAATCCCTTTCATCCACCGTCGAGAGCGAACTGCTCATCAAGAAAAGCCGCTTCATCGGCTGTGTGCAACCGGTGCCCGACCGCGCAGCCGCGCAGGCCATTGTTGCCAGCCTCAAAGCGCAGCATCCCGGTGCGGCACACGTCTGCTGGGCGTTGATGGCGGGGGGACACTCGGCTGCGGTGGATGATGGAGAGCCCAGTGGCACGGCAGGAAAACCCATGCTGGAAGTGCTTCGCCACCAGGACCTGGAGGGCGTGCTGGCGACCGTGGTGCGCTACTACGGTGGCATCCAGTTGGGAGCAGGTGGCCTGGTGCGGGCCTATACCGATTGCGTGGCGCAGGCGCTGAAGAACGCCGTCAGGGTTCCCATTGTCAAGAGCAAGACGCTGCACTGTGCCGTGCCCTATGCACTGGAGGGCATGCTGCGCCGGGAGATCGAAGCAGCCGGTGGTGCCCTATTAGACGTGCAGCACAGTGGCGATGTCGAGTTTGCGTTCAGTCTGGCAGAAACTTCAGCGGATGCCCTGGTGGCCCATTTGAATGAAGCGGGGCAAGGCCGCATTGCCTGGCGGGACGCCAACGCGTCATGA
- the cobA gene encoding uroporphyrinogen-III C-methyltransferase translates to MISGLSEQAPGTVSLVGAGPGDRELLTLRALRRLQMAEVLVYDNLVGPGIVELAPADCECIYVGKAARNHTLSQEEICQLLVDKAKWGKRVVRLKGGDPFVFGRGGEELDVLVQNAIEVEIVPGITAALGAAAGFGFPLTHRDLAQSCVFVTGHLKDHSIDLNWKALAQPNQTIVIYMGVTGLEVIARELQAAGLDAQTPAALIYRATWPQQKIWTTRLCELPQTAKTHAVKPPTLLVIGKVVTLAHLTAPGLS, encoded by the coding sequence ATGATCAGCGGATTGTCGGAACAGGCACCGGGCACGGTGTCATTGGTGGGCGCCGGACCGGGCGACCGTGAGCTGCTGACCCTGCGCGCCCTGCGGCGTTTGCAGATGGCCGAGGTGCTGGTCTATGACAACCTGGTGGGGCCCGGCATTGTGGAGCTGGCGCCTGCGGATTGCGAATGCATCTACGTGGGCAAGGCTGCGCGCAACCACACCCTGTCGCAGGAAGAAATCTGCCAGTTGCTGGTGGACAAGGCCAAGTGGGGCAAGCGGGTGGTGCGCCTCAAAGGCGGCGACCCGTTTGTCTTTGGCCGGGGCGGTGAGGAACTGGACGTGCTGGTGCAGAACGCCATCGAGGTGGAAATCGTGCCGGGCATTACTGCGGCCCTGGGGGCTGCGGCAGGATTTGGCTTTCCACTGACACACCGGGACCTGGCGCAGAGCTGCGTCTTCGTGACGGGACACCTCAAGGACCACAGCATCGACCTGAACTGGAAAGCGCTGGCGCAACCCAATCAGACCATCGTGATCTACATGGGCGTCACCGGACTGGAAGTGATAGCGCGCGAACTGCAGGCTGCGGGCCTGGATGCGCAGACACCCGCCGCACTGATCTATCGCGCCACCTGGCCGCAGCAGAAGATCTGGACCACGCGCCTGTGCGAGCTGCCGCAAACGGCCAAGACCCATGCGGTCAAACCGCCAACCTTGCTGGTCATCGGCAAGGTGGTGACACTGGCGCACTTGACCGCACCTGGGCTGTCATGA
- a CDS encoding NAD(P)H-dependent oxidoreductase subunit E, producing MSELQKPKIAAYKRHLLVCTGPRCTEDGASQALFDSLGDKFKAAGVHEGELRVKRSRVNCFAACKGGPVMCVQPDGTWYYNVTDVNMDRIVEEHLVHGRVVQDLVFHQGPQA from the coding sequence ATGAGTGAGTTGCAGAAACCCAAGATCGCGGCGTACAAGCGCCATTTGCTGGTGTGCACCGGCCCGCGTTGCACCGAAGACGGCGCATCGCAGGCCTTGTTTGACAGCCTGGGCGACAAGTTCAAGGCAGCGGGCGTGCACGAAGGTGAGCTGCGCGTCAAACGCAGCCGCGTGAACTGCTTTGCTGCCTGCAAGGGGGGGCCGGTGATGTGCGTGCAGCCCGATGGCACCTGGTACTACAACGTGACGGACGTCAATATGGACCGCATCGTCGAGGAGCATCTGGTGCATGGACGTGTGGTGCAGGACCTCGTGTTTCACCAAGGGCCACAAGCATGA
- the cobJ gene encoding precorrin-3B C(17)-methyltransferase gives MSETQGKIMLVGIGPGSHDHMTHRARAAIAEADVVVGYVTYIKLVADLLEGKEVVRKGMTEELDRAVHALASAREGKKVALISSGDAGVYGMAGPTYEMLFQAGWTPETDVAVEVVPGASAINACAALVGAPLTHDFCSISLSDLLTPWPVIARRLDAVAAADFVVALYNPKSGRRTQQIVQAQALFLRHRRPDTPVAVVKSAYRRRERIEFTTLDKMSECDIGMLTTVLIGNSHTFVQHGLMVTPRGYANKYDLDDGGSTRVGEKAGRSLSTGLLGWMENLRLDYLEGASTLSLATRHGLPQDYIEWVLSTPQEVEEALPAEQEGTE, from the coding sequence ATGAGCGAGACGCAGGGCAAGATCATGCTGGTCGGCATTGGTCCGGGCAGCCATGACCACATGACCCACCGGGCCCGCGCCGCCATTGCCGAGGCTGACGTGGTGGTCGGCTACGTCACCTACATCAAGCTGGTGGCTGACTTGCTGGAAGGCAAGGAGGTGGTGCGCAAGGGTATGACCGAGGAGCTGGACCGTGCGGTGCATGCGCTGGCCAGTGCCCGCGAGGGCAAGAAGGTGGCGCTGATCTCCAGCGGCGATGCCGGCGTGTACGGCATGGCTGGGCCGACGTATGAAATGCTGTTTCAGGCGGGCTGGACTCCAGAGACGGACGTGGCAGTGGAAGTGGTGCCGGGGGCTTCTGCCATCAACGCCTGTGCAGCGCTGGTGGGTGCTCCGCTCACGCACGACTTCTGTTCCATCTCGCTCAGTGACCTGCTCACGCCCTGGCCGGTGATTGCGCGGCGGCTGGATGCCGTGGCTGCTGCGGACTTTGTGGTGGCGCTCTACAACCCCAAGAGCGGCAGGCGCACTCAGCAGATCGTGCAGGCGCAGGCGCTGTTTCTGCGCCACCGCAGGCCGGACACGCCGGTGGCCGTGGTCAAGTCGGCCTACCGGCGGCGCGAGCGCATCGAGTTCACCACGCTGGACAAAATGAGCGAGTGCGACATCGGTATGCTCACCACCGTGCTGATCGGCAATAGCCACACTTTTGTGCAGCATGGATTGATGGTCACGCCGCGCGGCTATGCCAACAAATATGATCTGGACGATGGCGGCAGTACCCGCGTCGGTGAAAAGGCCGGGCGCTCGCTGTCCACAGGTCTGCTGGGCTGGATGGAGAATCTGCGCCTGGACTATCTGGAGGGCGCCAGCACGCTGAGTCTGGCAACCCGGCACGGTCTGCCGCAGGACTATATTGAATGGGTGCTGAGCACGCCGCAGGAAGTGGAAGAAGCACTGCCTGCCGAGCAAGAAGGAACGGAATGA
- a CDS encoding CbtA family protein produces MIFHRLIWAALGTALLVGSVQTGVQHWQAAPLILAAEAFEEQKADAPQVHDAVEAPAHASMATAHEHEHDAAAWEPQNGAERTTWTWVANVLHAFSMALLMFVVMGIWHLKRGAALGSRALAGLVAVAGWLSFHLWPTLGLPAEVPGMQAASLHARQLWWLLAVGSACMACAIAGFARARWRWAVAVVLLAVPFVVGAPQLQGDALAGYDATAHAALAQLADQFVWATTWVSLSFWGSMGLVAAPAFQRWLRPVLADISGGQSTRLTGEMGASQ; encoded by the coding sequence ATGATTTTTCATCGCTTGATTTGGGCGGCACTGGGCACGGCCCTGCTGGTCGGCTCGGTGCAGACCGGCGTGCAGCACTGGCAGGCAGCACCGCTGATCCTGGCAGCGGAAGCGTTCGAGGAGCAAAAGGCAGATGCGCCGCAGGTTCACGACGCGGTCGAAGCGCCTGCCCATGCCAGCATGGCAACGGCGCACGAGCATGAACACGATGCCGCAGCGTGGGAGCCGCAAAACGGCGCCGAGCGCACCACCTGGACCTGGGTTGCCAACGTGTTGCACGCATTCAGCATGGCATTGCTGATGTTTGTGGTCATGGGCATCTGGCACCTCAAGCGCGGCGCGGCCCTGGGCTCGCGCGCCCTGGCCGGACTGGTGGCCGTAGCGGGGTGGCTTAGTTTTCATCTCTGGCCCACGCTGGGCTTGCCGGCCGAGGTGCCCGGCATGCAGGCCGCATCGCTGCATGCGCGCCAACTCTGGTGGCTGTTGGCGGTGGGCAGCGCCTGCATGGCGTGCGCCATTGCCGGATTTGCCCGCGCGCGCTGGCGCTGGGCCGTGGCAGTCGTGCTACTCGCAGTGCCGTTTGTTGTGGGAGCGCCGCAATTGCAGGGTGATGCCCTGGCCGGCTATGACGCCACGGCGCATGCGGCGCTGGCGCAACTGGCAGACCAGTTCGTGTGGGCGACGACCTGGGTGTCGCTGTCGTTCTGGGGCAGCATGGGGCTGGTCGCCGCCCCGGCGTTCCAGCGCTGGCTGCGGCCTGTGCTGGCTGACATCTCAGGCGGCCAATCGACGCGCCTTACCGGGGAAATGGGAGCCTCACAATGA
- a CDS encoding CbtB domain-containing protein: MTSSATSPLSIGHSTSAIRSLMLQLAAGALLGMVVLYGVAFAESPFAHNAAHDVRHITVKPCH, from the coding sequence ATGACCTCTTCCGCAACTTCCCCTCTCTCCATCGGCCACAGCACCAGTGCCATCCGCAGCCTGATGCTGCAACTGGCAGCAGGCGCACTGCTGGGCATGGTGGTGCTCTATGGCGTGGCCTTCGCCGAGAGTCCGTTTGCGCACAACGCTGCGCACGACGTGCGCCACATCACCGTCAAACCCTGCCATTGA
- a CDS encoding cobalamin biosynthesis protein: MSLRREPAATVSLGIGCDRGTSVLTLEQALHGALMQAGLQLSQVVAVSSIDLKADEPGLFGCAALYGWNVHFYAALELAVVQVPNPSETVRKHTGTPSVSEAAALLGAARYLGRTQALDMSALLVEKFKHRGADGRNATVSVAMCDPMYATLQE; the protein is encoded by the coding sequence ATGAGTCTTCGGCGCGAACCTGCAGCAACAGTGTCACTCGGCATAGGGTGCGACCGCGGAACCTCTGTGTTGACGCTGGAGCAGGCCTTGCATGGCGCATTGATGCAAGCCGGGTTGCAGCTATCGCAGGTCGTCGCCGTGTCCAGCATAGATCTGAAGGCCGACGAGCCCGGCCTGTTTGGTTGTGCCGCCTTGTACGGCTGGAACGTGCACTTCTATGCCGCACTGGAGCTGGCCGTGGTGCAAGTGCCCAACCCGTCCGAGACAGTGCGCAAGCACACCGGCACACCGTCCGTCAGCGAGGCTGCCGCACTACTTGGGGCCGCCAGGTATCTGGGGCGAACTCAGGCCTTGGACATGTCGGCCTTGCTGGTTGAGAAATTCAAACACCGTGGCGCAGATGGGCGCAACGCCACGGTTTCCGTAGCCATGTGCGACCCGATGTATGCAACCCTTCAGGAGTAA
- a CDS encoding cobalamin biosynthesis central domain-containing protein: protein MTTPVTLHAAHDADTPVRVVLVAITKHGAQQTAALARQMPAASVCVAEKFAPLMEGLHNPVRAYSGAFRDEMEALFADFDQIVFFVSLGAVVRLIAPHLKSKDEDPGVLVVDDAAQFVIPVLSGHVGGANAMAETVAAMLGATPVLTTASDVGKTIPVDILGRELGWKVEAPKINITRVSAHVVNGEPVAVVQETGSHHWWTRSTALPANIHTFTRFDEVDLQYFKAVLWITDAEIPVARWVELHERLVVYRPPLGQAA, encoded by the coding sequence ATGACGACCCCCGTAACGCTGCATGCAGCCCACGACGCGGACACACCGGTGCGCGTGGTGCTGGTGGCCATCACCAAGCACGGTGCGCAGCAAACCGCCGCGCTGGCGCGCCAGATGCCCGCCGCCAGTGTGTGCGTGGCCGAAAAATTTGCACCCCTGATGGAAGGGCTGCACAACCCGGTGCGCGCCTACAGCGGTGCGTTCCGTGACGAGATGGAAGCGCTGTTTGCAGACTTTGACCAGATCGTATTCTTTGTATCGCTGGGCGCCGTGGTGCGGCTGATTGCACCGCACCTCAAGAGCAAGGACGAAGACCCCGGCGTGCTGGTGGTGGACGATGCGGCGCAGTTCGTCATCCCAGTGCTTTCCGGCCATGTGGGGGGTGCCAATGCCATGGCCGAGACGGTAGCTGCCATGCTGGGCGCCACGCCGGTGCTGACCACCGCGTCCGATGTGGGCAAGACCATTCCCGTGGACATTCTGGGGCGCGAGCTGGGCTGGAAGGTGGAGGCGCCCAAGATCAACATCACGCGCGTGTCGGCCCATGTGGTCAATGGCGAGCCGGTGGCCGTGGTGCAGGAGACCGGCAGCCACCACTGGTGGACCCGTTCGACAGCATTGCCAGCCAACATCCACACCTTCACCCGTTTCGACGAGGTGGACCTGCAGTATTTCAAGGCGGTGCTGTGGATCACCGATGCGGAGATTCCCGTGGCGCGCTGGGTGGAGCTGCATGAGCGGCTGGTGGTCTACCGTCCTCCTCTAGGGCAAGCGGCATGA
- the cobI gene encoding precorrin-2 C(20)-methyltransferase, whose translation MSTHHKGTLYGVSLGPGDPDLITRRAWALLQQPDTIWTYPVRSLRKESYALDIALRAGLTPPAQHQSLLFPMTHDAEKLARHWLKAAETVRDLLAGGQDVLFLVEGDASTYASFCYLARVLRELDADARVNIVPGVTSFNAACAQLQMPLSEQDDTIAIVPAAYGIEAVEKMLDDFDTLVLMKVKPLLDDLIDLLQRRGLLAHSRFIEKAGSPVERIVTNVAALKGTKVNYLSLLLVKNPDRPRGELLRGCRKKSTADSEEETQE comes from the coding sequence ATGAGCACACACCACAAGGGCACGCTGTACGGCGTCTCGCTGGGGCCGGGTGACCCGGACCTGATCACCCGCCGCGCCTGGGCGCTGCTGCAGCAGCCAGACACCATCTGGACCTACCCGGTGCGCAGCCTGCGCAAGGAGAGCTATGCGCTGGACATCGCCCTGCGTGCGGGCCTGACGCCACCGGCACAGCACCAGTCGCTGCTGTTCCCCATGACGCATGACGCAGAGAAACTGGCACGCCATTGGCTCAAGGCCGCCGAGACGGTGCGTGACCTGTTGGCTGGCGGCCAGGACGTGTTGTTTCTGGTGGAAGGCGACGCCTCCACCTATGCCAGCTTTTGCTACCTGGCCCGCGTGCTGCGCGAGCTGGACGCCGATGCACGTGTGAACATCGTGCCGGGTGTGACCTCGTTCAACGCGGCCTGTGCGCAACTGCAGATGCCGCTGTCCGAGCAGGACGACACCATTGCCATCGTGCCGGCGGCCTATGGCATTGAGGCCGTGGAAAAAATGCTGGACGACTTCGACACCCTGGTGCTGATGAAGGTCAAGCCGCTGCTGGATGACCTGATCGACCTGCTGCAGCGCCGGGGCCTGCTGGCGCATAGCCGCTTCATCGAAAAGGCCGGTTCACCCGTGGAGCGCATTGTCACCAACGTGGCCGCGCTCAAGGGCACCAAGGTTAACTATCTCTCGCTGTTGCTGGTCAAGAACCCCGACCGCCCGCGCGGCGAGCTGCTGCGCGGCTGCCGCAAGAAATCCACCGCCGACTCGGAAGAGGAAACACAGGAATGA
- the cbiE gene encoding precorrin-6y C5,15-methyltransferase (decarboxylating) subunit CbiE, producing the protein MNTDNVLEKCRILGVLDDGAASLGAQARQHLWHADLVIGAERTLKLLAKEIAPHAEQRDLTGALSQVPEWIRAAQADGRRVAVLATGDPLCHGIAAYLASRLCIEAIEVFPNVSTLQLACARLGLPWQEMRFASVHSKDAGEWQAGAAPDHGLYALLRDIRQHDRLAVLTSPFNTPDRIARMLVTEQLDGEWEMAVAERLCQPEERVVSGVTIAAAAQLQFADPNVVLLWRTRQRAPQVLFGLPDASFEQRHPEKGLITKNEVRAVSLARMQLRADSVVWDIGAGSGSVGLEAARLCRNGHVYAIEKNEDDAAIVQRNRLAMGISNHSLVHGKAPQGLQDWADPDAVFVGGSGGELAELIALILQRLKPQGWLVMNFVTLENLAAAVEALKANGATWDVLQLQAARSKPILHMHRMAAENPVWIVCAQAGERA; encoded by the coding sequence GTGAACACCGACAACGTATTGGAAAAATGCCGCATCCTGGGTGTGCTGGACGATGGCGCAGCCAGCCTGGGAGCGCAAGCCCGGCAACACCTGTGGCATGCCGATCTGGTGATTGGCGCTGAGCGCACGCTCAAGCTGCTCGCCAAGGAGATTGCACCGCATGCCGAGCAGCGCGACCTCACGGGTGCGCTCAGCCAGGTGCCCGAATGGATACGCGCCGCGCAGGCTGACGGCCGGCGTGTGGCGGTGCTGGCCACCGGCGACCCGCTGTGCCATGGCATTGCGGCTTACCTGGCTTCGCGCCTATGCATAGAAGCCATCGAGGTATTCCCCAACGTATCCACCCTGCAACTGGCGTGCGCGCGCCTGGGCCTGCCCTGGCAGGAGATGCGCTTTGCCTCGGTGCACAGCAAGGACGCGGGCGAGTGGCAAGCGGGCGCAGCGCCTGACCACGGCCTCTATGCCTTGCTGCGCGACATTCGCCAGCACGACCGCCTGGCGGTGTTGACCAGCCCTTTCAACACGCCGGACCGCATTGCCCGCATGCTGGTGACCGAGCAGTTGGATGGCGAGTGGGAGATGGCCGTAGCCGAGCGCCTGTGCCAGCCCGAGGAGCGCGTGGTCAGCGGCGTGACCATCGCTGCGGCTGCGCAGTTGCAGTTTGCCGACCCGAACGTGGTGCTGCTGTGGCGCACGCGCCAGCGCGCGCCGCAGGTGCTGTTTGGCCTGCCGGACGCCAGCTTTGAGCAGCGCCACCCCGAGAAGGGCCTGATCACCAAGAACGAGGTGCGCGCCGTGTCGCTGGCGCGCATGCAGCTGCGTGCCGACAGCGTGGTGTGGGACATAGGCGCAGGCTCTGGCAGCGTGGGCCTGGAGGCGGCGCGCCTGTGCCGCAACGGCCATGTGTATGCCATCGAAAAAAATGAGGACGACGCAGCCATCGTGCAACGCAACCGGCTCGCCATGGGTATCAGCAACCACAGCCTGGTGCACGGCAAGGCGCCGCAAGGCTTGCAGGACTGGGCCGACCCCGACGCGGTGTTTGTGGGCGGCTCCGGTGGCGAGCTGGCGGAGCTTATTGCGTTGATTCTGCAGCGCCTCAAGCCACAAGGCTGGCTGGTGATGAACTTTGTGACGCTGGAAAACCTGGCTGCTGCGGTGGAGGCCCTGAAGGCCAACGGCGCCACCTGGGACGTGCTGCAACTGCAGGCCGCGCGCAGCAAACCGATTCTGCACATGCACCGCATGGCAGCCGAAAACCCGGTGTGGATTGTCTGCGCCCAGGCAGGAGAGCGCGCATGA
- a CDS encoding cobalt-precorrin-5B (C(1))-methyltransferase, translating into MMNKDAPRGTRTGFTTGACSAAAARAAVLGLVTGEVPATVECLLPNGDVVTFAVQDGRVDVSAGVAHAMVIKDAGDDPDCTDKAHLTVDVRLLPHKAGQVVLTGGFGVGRVTMPGLGLEVGGPAINPVPRRNIEANVRAAGHSLLDEVGLEVCISVPQGVEMAKKTLNARLGILDGISILGTTGIVKPYSTAAYRASVVQGVQVAGTLGHGVVVLTTGGRTEKFVMEELPSLPQAAFVQMGDFLRYALGAAVKAGIEKVVIGGMVGKLTKIAQGETITHAGRAEVDTGLLAELAAGVGAAPDVCEAIRGNETARYAGERMDALGLGAAFHTALAQRVIQTLRARYPDQFELQVLVCDFDGRKIAEAS; encoded by the coding sequence ATGATGAACAAAGACGCGCCACGCGGCACGCGCACCGGATTCACCACCGGTGCCTGCTCTGCTGCGGCTGCGCGCGCGGCGGTGCTCGGCCTGGTGACAGGCGAAGTGCCAGCCACCGTGGAGTGCCTGCTGCCCAATGGGGACGTGGTTACCTTTGCCGTGCAGGATGGTCGCGTGGACGTGAGCGCCGGTGTGGCCCACGCTATGGTCATCAAGGACGCGGGCGACGACCCCGACTGCACCGACAAAGCCCACCTGACGGTGGACGTGCGCCTGCTGCCGCACAAGGCTGGGCAAGTGGTGCTGACCGGCGGCTTTGGGGTAGGGCGGGTCACCATGCCGGGCCTGGGGCTGGAGGTGGGCGGGCCCGCCATCAACCCGGTGCCACGCCGCAACATCGAAGCCAATGTGCGCGCCGCAGGCCACAGCCTGCTGGACGAAGTGGGGCTGGAGGTCTGCATCTCGGTGCCGCAAGGTGTGGAGATGGCCAAGAAGACGCTGAACGCGCGCCTGGGCATTCTGGATGGCATTTCCATCCTGGGCACCACCGGCATCGTCAAGCCGTACTCCACCGCTGCCTACCGCGCCAGCGTGGTCCAGGGCGTGCAGGTGGCGGGCACGCTGGGCCATGGTGTGGTGGTGTTGACCACTGGCGGGCGTACCGAAAAATTCGTGATGGAAGAGTTGCCCTCGCTGCCGCAGGCCGCGTTTGTGCAGATGGGGGACTTCCTGCGCTACGCCCTGGGTGCAGCCGTCAAGGCCGGCATTGAGAAAGTGGTGATAGGTGGCATGGTGGGCAAGCTCACCAAGATCGCGCAGGGCGAGACCATCACCCACGCCGGCCGCGCCGAAGTGGACACCGGTCTGCTGGCCGAACTGGCCGCTGGCGTGGGCGCGGCACCCGATGTGTGCGAGGCCATTCGCGGCAACGAGACCGCGCGCTACGCCGGTGAGCGCATGGATGCGCTGGGCCTGGGTGCGGCGTTTCATACCGCGCTGGCGCAGCGCGTCATACAGACGCTGCGCGCGCGCTACCCCGATCAATTTGAACTGCAAGTGCTGGTCTGCGACTTTGATGGTCGCAAGATAGCGGAGGCTTCGTGA
- a CDS encoding precorrin-8X methylmutase — protein sequence MSGINTNVVTEQLTAAGRAIEHDSFAVIDREVQSHNYRPEQWPVVRRMIHANADFDFNGLTEFHPVAVGAAIKAIRSRTTRVVADVEMICVGLSAPRLQHFGITTHHFISDPDVIDAAALEGTTRAVQAMRKAHRQGLLDGAIVGIGNAPTALIEIVRLIEEEDANPALVVGMPVGFVSAAESKALMALKIDVPWIVIRGRKGGSTLVVAAIHALLGLAEAQELGA from the coding sequence ATGAGCGGGATCAACACCAACGTGGTGACCGAGCAGCTCACCGCTGCAGGCCGCGCCATCGAGCACGACTCCTTTGCGGTGATCGACCGCGAGGTGCAATCGCACAACTACAGGCCCGAGCAGTGGCCGGTGGTGCGCCGCATGATCCACGCCAACGCCGACTTTGACTTCAACGGATTGACCGAGTTCCACCCGGTTGCGGTGGGGGCTGCGATCAAGGCCATTCGTTCGCGCACCACGCGGGTGGTGGCCGATGTGGAGATGATTTGCGTGGGTCTGTCGGCGCCGCGGCTGCAGCACTTTGGCATCACTACACACCACTTCATCAGCGACCCGGATGTGATCGACGCGGCTGCCCTGGAGGGCACCACGCGCGCCGTGCAGGCCATGCGCAAGGCCCACCGGCAAGGGCTGCTGGACGGCGCCATCGTGGGTATTGGCAATGCGCCCACGGCCTTGATTGAAATCGTGCGGCTCATTGAAGAAGAGGACGCCAACCCGGCGTTGGTAGTGGGCATGCCGGTGGGCTTTGTGTCCGCTGCAGAGTCCAAGGCCCTGATGGCCCTGAAGATCGATGTGCCGTGGATCGTCATCCGGGGCCGCAAGGGCGGCTCCACGCTGGTGGTGGCGGCCATCCACGCACTGCTGGGCTTGGCAGAGGCACAGGAACTGGGTGCATGA
- a CDS encoding sirohydrochlorin chelatase encodes MNTETILLVGHGSREPSGNAEIEAFAEQWRARKPGWRIEVCFIEFSDITLSEGLRRAAQGATRVLVVPLILNAAGHVKMDIPQAIDGARLKFPGVHFSYAPHLSACDPILQILRRRLKDAMQTLDMPDPTSTGVVVLGRGSSDRQANGDMAKMARWLMEETDHELVDLAFTGITYPRLEKVVQRQSLLGMKQVVVIPYYLFNGTLVERITRQVENLRAQYPTLRLISTKYFGFEREVFELLEERVQALRQGAPIQLMPCDGCKYRSFAEEHGMGGHHHDDTLPHDHAHDHAHPHAHDHSHAHGHAATGAHA; translated from the coding sequence ATGAACACAGAAACCATTCTCTTGGTGGGCCACGGCTCGCGCGAACCCTCCGGTAACGCAGAGATCGAGGCCTTTGCGGAACAGTGGCGCGCGCGCAAGCCGGGCTGGCGCATCGAGGTCTGCTTCATCGAGTTTTCTGACATCACCCTGAGTGAAGGGCTGCGCCGTGCGGCGCAGGGCGCCACGCGCGTGCTGGTGGTGCCGCTCATCCTCAACGCGGCGGGCCATGTGAAGATGGATATTCCGCAGGCCATTGATGGTGCGCGGCTGAAGTTTCCGGGTGTGCATTTTTCTTACGCGCCGCACCTGAGCGCATGCGACCCGATCCTGCAGATACTGCGCCGCCGTCTCAAGGACGCCATGCAGACGCTGGACATGCCCGACCCCACCAGCACCGGTGTGGTGGTGCTGGGCCGCGGCTCGTCGGACCGGCAGGCCAATGGCGACATGGCCAAGATGGCGCGCTGGCTGATGGAAGAGACGGACCACGAGCTGGTGGACCTGGCCTTTACCGGCATCACCTATCCCCGCCTGGAAAAGGTGGTGCAGCGCCAGAGCCTCTTGGGCATGAAGCAGGTCGTGGTGATTCCCTACTATCTGTTCAACGGCACGCTGGTGGAACGCATCACCCGGCAGGTGGAAAACCTGAGGGCGCAGTACCCCACGCTGCGGCTGATCTCCACAAAATATTTTGGTTTTGAGCGCGAGGTATTCGAGCTGCTGGAAGAGCGCGTTCAGGCACTGCGGCAGGGTGCGCCCATCCAGCTTATGCCCTGCGATGGCTGCAAGTACCGCAGCTTTGCCGAGGAGCACGGCATGGGCGGCCACCACCACGACGACACGTTGCCGCACGACCATGCACATGATCACGCCCACCCGCATGCACATGACCATTCGCATGCCCACGGACACGCTGCGACCGGAGCCCACGCATGA